Proteins encoded together in one Rhizobium bangladeshense window:
- the hlyD gene encoding secretion protein HlyD produces MKRILPLAVLLLLAAGAAAWWYGLPARLGWLPEARREFVLYGNVDIRQVSLGFRVSGRLSELRVDEGDVVKSGTILAKLDASPYEFAVRSGEANAAALRATLDKLKAGPRPTEIAQARAAYDESLADLQNANLAYERARQLRPQGTISEASLDQATAAKAMAAARSESANEALKLLQEGSRVEDIAAADAQLKAAEATLASARTSLADTELRAPNDGVILSRVRENGAIVSPADTVFVLSLTEPVWVRSYVAEPDLGRIHPGMKVSVASDTQPDKPYEGTIGFISPVAEFTPKSVETPELRTDLVYRLRIVIDRPGPDLRQGMPVTVRPSAPTAGRQ; encoded by the coding sequence GTGAAACGCATCCTCCCCCTCGCTGTCCTTCTCCTCCTTGCGGCAGGCGCGGCCGCCTGGTGGTATGGCCTTCCCGCAAGGCTCGGCTGGCTGCCCGAGGCCCGCCGCGAATTCGTTCTTTACGGCAATGTCGATATTCGCCAGGTCTCGCTCGGCTTTCGCGTCAGCGGCCGCCTCTCCGAACTCCGCGTCGATGAGGGCGATGTCGTCAAGAGCGGGACGATCCTGGCGAAACTCGACGCCTCGCCCTACGAGTTCGCCGTCCGCTCCGGCGAGGCCAATGCCGCCGCTCTTCGGGCAACGCTTGACAAGCTGAAGGCCGGCCCGCGGCCGACCGAGATCGCCCAGGCGCGCGCCGCCTATGACGAAAGTCTCGCGGATCTGCAAAATGCCAACCTAGCCTATGAGCGCGCCCGTCAGCTTCGCCCGCAGGGCACGATTTCCGAAGCGAGCCTCGACCAGGCGACCGCCGCAAAGGCGATGGCCGCCGCACGATCGGAGTCCGCCAACGAGGCGCTGAAGCTGCTGCAGGAAGGCTCGCGGGTTGAGGATATCGCCGCCGCCGACGCCCAGCTGAAGGCAGCCGAGGCAACGCTCGCCTCCGCTCGAACCTCGCTGGCTGACACGGAATTGCGCGCGCCGAACGACGGCGTCATCCTCTCGCGGGTGCGGGAGAACGGCGCGATCGTCTCGCCGGCAGATACCGTCTTCGTGCTCTCCCTGACCGAGCCGGTATGGGTGCGCAGCTACGTCGCCGAGCCCGATCTCGGGCGCATCCACCCCGGCATGAAAGTATCCGTCGCCTCTGATACCCAGCCGGATAAACCTTATGAAGGCACAATCGGATTCATTTCGCCGGTCGCCGAATTCACTCCGAAGTCAGTCGAAACGCCGGAGCTGAGGACCGACCTCGTCTATCGCCTGAGAATCGTCATCGACAGGCCCGGCCCGGATCTGCGCCAAGGCATGCCGGTCACCGTGCGGCCGTCTGCGCCGACGGCAGGCCGACAATGA
- a CDS encoding ATP-binding cassette domain-containing protein: protein MTAPGPDRDDRPLVWIDAVTKRFGDAPAALDAISGVIGGGAITGIVGPDGAGKTTLIRLMTGLMLPDAGTMEVLGFDTRKNAAGIQAAIGYMPQRFGLYEDLSVQENLDLYADLRGLPKSERAGAFDELLTFTDLKRFTGRLAGKLSGGMKQKLGLACALLKKPRLLLLDEPGVGVDPISRRDLWKMVENLTREGIGVVWSTAYLDEAEACDHVLLLNEGKLLFSGKPDEMTERVSDRVFRVSDVSGRRRQVLAELLQADGVIDGVIQGEAIRLVAASGKKPDIGKAGDGASLSPAPPRFEDAFVDMLGGGPGGRSRLAEAQEPLKAEGDRPVIEARGLTKRFGDFTAADDISFDIRRGEIFGLLGPNGAGKSTTFKMLCGLLKPTGGEGRVAGFDLRHDAAEARNQLGYMAQKFSLYGDLTVMQNLEFFAGVYGLRGQRRRERIELMADIFDFGRHAREPAKDLPLGLKQRLALACAVMHEPRALFLDEPTSGVDPITRREFWTHINGLVEKGVTVLVTTHFMDEAEYCDRISLIYRGRSIALGSPDELKARVATKDEPDPTMEDAFIALVQRSEAEDTA, encoded by the coding sequence ATGACCGCCCCTGGGCCTGACCGGGACGACAGGCCGCTCGTTTGGATCGACGCCGTTACCAAACGCTTCGGCGACGCGCCTGCGGCTCTCGATGCCATCTCCGGCGTCATCGGCGGCGGTGCGATCACCGGTATCGTCGGCCCGGACGGCGCCGGAAAGACGACGCTGATCCGGCTGATGACCGGCCTGATGCTGCCGGACGCCGGAACGATGGAGGTTCTTGGCTTCGACACCAGAAAGAATGCCGCCGGCATTCAGGCTGCGATCGGCTACATGCCGCAGCGCTTCGGCCTCTATGAGGATCTCTCGGTGCAGGAAAACCTCGACCTCTATGCCGATTTGCGTGGCCTGCCCAAGAGCGAACGCGCCGGCGCCTTCGATGAGCTGCTGACCTTCACCGACCTCAAGCGCTTCACCGGCAGACTTGCAGGAAAGCTCTCCGGCGGCATGAAACAGAAGCTCGGCCTCGCATGCGCGCTTCTGAAGAAGCCGCGCCTGTTGCTGCTCGACGAGCCGGGCGTCGGCGTCGATCCGATCTCGCGCCGCGACCTCTGGAAGATGGTCGAGAACCTGACTAGGGAAGGCATAGGCGTGGTCTGGTCGACCGCCTATCTCGACGAGGCCGAAGCCTGCGACCACGTCCTGCTCTTGAACGAGGGAAAACTGCTCTTCTCCGGAAAGCCGGACGAAATGACCGAGCGTGTCAGCGACCGTGTCTTCCGCGTATCCGATGTTAGCGGCCGCCGCCGGCAGGTTCTCGCCGAACTTCTGCAGGCCGATGGCGTCATCGACGGCGTGATCCAGGGCGAGGCGATCCGCCTCGTCGCAGCCAGCGGCAAGAAGCCCGATATCGGCAAGGCCGGCGACGGCGCATCGCTTTCTCCTGCCCCACCGCGTTTCGAGGACGCCTTCGTCGATATGCTCGGCGGCGGGCCCGGCGGCCGCTCCCGGCTTGCGGAAGCGCAAGAGCCGCTGAAGGCCGAGGGCGACCGCCCGGTGATCGAGGCAAGGGGCCTGACCAAACGCTTCGGCGATTTCACCGCCGCCGACGATATCAGCTTCGATATCCGCCGCGGCGAGATCTTCGGTCTGCTCGGTCCGAACGGGGCCGGCAAGTCCACCACCTTCAAGATGCTCTGCGGCTTGTTGAAACCGACCGGCGGCGAAGGCCGTGTTGCCGGTTTCGATCTTCGTCACGACGCCGCCGAAGCGCGCAATCAGCTCGGCTACATGGCGCAAAAATTCTCGCTCTACGGCGATCTCACGGTCATGCAGAACCTGGAATTCTTCGCCGGCGTCTATGGACTTCGGGGGCAGCGCAGGCGCGAACGCATCGAGCTGATGGCCGATATTTTCGATTTCGGCCGCCACGCCCGCGAACCTGCCAAGGATCTGCCGCTCGGCCTCAAACAGCGCCTGGCGCTCGCCTGTGCTGTCATGCACGAACCGCGCGCCCTGTTCCTCGATGAACCGACCTCCGGCGTCGATCCGATTACCCGGCGCGAGTTCTGGACCCATATCAACGGCTTAGTGGAAAAGGGCGTCACCGTGCTCGTCACGACTCATTTTATGGACGAGGCGGAATATTGCGACCGGATCTCGCTGATCTATCGCGGCCGCTCGATCGCGCTCGGCTCGCCCGATGAGTTGAAGGCACGTGTCGCGACAAAGGATGAACCGGATCCGACGATGGAGGACGCCTTCATCGCTTTGGTGCAGCGATCGGAAGCGGAGGATACCGCATGA
- a CDS encoding ABC transporter permease → MSISSSRLRRLAALVRKESFQAIRDPSSILIAFVLPLILLFLFGYGVSLDTTRTRIGLVAEEMTPLTQDLAASFRASRYFDVLIGRDRRLFEEDLVIGKVRGIVVIPADFTTRYTAGNRPEIQVIVDGSDPNTANFVQNYAQGAVANWEQQRQADVASRNPAIAIEQRFWFNPELTSRNFLVPGSIAIVMTLVGTLLTSLVVAREWERGTMEAIMATPVTAVELLAGKILPYFLLGLTSMTLCVLLAVFLFGVPFRGSVAGLYALSAAFLIPALGQGLLISTATKNQFLASQLALISAFLPAFLLSGFLFEINSMPKIIQWITFIVPARYLIPSLQTVFLAGDIWPMFSQAISVMLTIGGVMFVLAARSTRKRIG, encoded by the coding sequence ATGAGTATTTCCTCCAGCCGGCTCCGGCGCCTTGCAGCCCTGGTGCGCAAGGAAAGTTTCCAGGCAATCCGAGATCCGAGCAGCATCCTCATCGCCTTCGTATTGCCGCTGATCCTGCTCTTCCTCTTCGGCTACGGCGTCTCGCTCGATACCACGCGCACCCGCATCGGCCTCGTGGCCGAGGAGATGACGCCGCTGACGCAGGACCTCGCGGCCAGCTTCCGGGCGTCGCGCTATTTCGACGTGCTGATCGGCCGTGACCGGCGCCTGTTCGAGGAAGATCTCGTGATCGGCAAGGTGCGCGGTATCGTCGTCATCCCGGCCGATTTCACCACGCGCTACACCGCCGGCAATCGCCCGGAGATCCAGGTTATCGTCGACGGCTCCGATCCGAACACGGCGAATTTCGTCCAGAATTATGCGCAGGGCGCCGTCGCCAACTGGGAACAGCAGAGGCAGGCCGACGTCGCCTCGCGTAATCCCGCCATCGCCATCGAACAGCGTTTCTGGTTCAATCCGGAGCTGACAAGCCGCAATTTCCTCGTGCCGGGCTCCATCGCCATCGTCATGACGCTCGTGGGTACGCTGCTGACCTCGCTCGTCGTCGCCCGCGAATGGGAGCGAGGTACGATGGAGGCGATCATGGCGACGCCGGTGACGGCCGTCGAGCTGCTCGCCGGCAAGATCCTGCCCTATTTTCTGCTCGGCCTCACCTCGATGACGCTCTGCGTGCTGCTTGCGGTCTTTCTGTTCGGCGTGCCGTTCCGCGGCTCCGTCGCCGGCCTTTACGCCCTGTCGGCCGCCTTCCTGATCCCGGCGCTGGGGCAAGGCCTGTTGATCTCGACAGCAACCAAGAACCAGTTCCTGGCGTCGCAACTCGCGCTGATCTCCGCCTTCCTGCCGGCCTTCCTGCTCTCGGGCTTCCTGTTCGAGATCAACTCCATGCCGAAGATCATCCAGTGGATCACCTTCATCGTGCCGGCGCGCTACCTGATCCCCAGCCTGCAGACGGTGTTTCTCGCCGGCGACATCTGGCCGATGTTCAGTCAGGCAATCTCGGTCATGCTGACGATCGGCGGCGTCATGTTCGTGCTGGCCGCACGCAGCACCAGAAAGAGGATCGGCTGA
- a CDS encoding ABC transporter permease, which yields MGWTRLYALIVKELLAVLRDPKGRAILIGPPIVQLLVFSYAATLEVRNVDVMILNRDSGHWGQELIERIDGSPTFRNIEIAAEQAEIQVAIDNQMVLAAIEIGPDFSRNIEAGTPADLQVVLDGRRSNASQIVAGYISQIGAALAAETPAGKRAGASIVSSVPRNWFNPNLTFQWFMVPNLIASIALLIGLIVTALSIARERELGTFDQLMVSPLRLHEILIGKLIPPMMLGLFHITVYIVAAVFLFEVPLRGSLFLLYSSAIFYLGSVAGLGLFISALSMTQQQAILGAFLFMVPAMLLSGFATPIENMPAWLQPITLVNPLRYFLVIVKGVFLKDIPLSEVVNQTIPLALIATVTLSAAAWLFRRRLE from the coding sequence ATGGGATGGACAAGGCTCTACGCGCTCATCGTCAAGGAATTGCTCGCGGTGCTCCGCGATCCCAAGGGACGCGCTATCCTGATCGGCCCGCCCATCGTCCAGCTCCTCGTCTTTTCCTACGCGGCGACACTTGAAGTCCGCAATGTCGACGTCATGATCCTCAACCGCGACAGCGGCCATTGGGGCCAGGAGCTGATCGAGCGCATCGATGGCTCGCCGACCTTCCGCAATATTGAGATTGCCGCCGAACAGGCGGAGATCCAGGTGGCGATCGACAATCAGATGGTACTCGCTGCCATCGAGATCGGCCCGGATTTCTCCCGCAATATCGAAGCGGGGACGCCGGCCGACCTGCAGGTGGTGCTCGACGGCCGCCGCTCCAACGCCTCGCAGATCGTCGCTGGTTATATCTCGCAGATCGGCGCCGCGCTTGCCGCCGAGACACCGGCCGGCAAACGCGCCGGCGCCAGCATCGTCTCATCCGTGCCGCGCAACTGGTTTAACCCCAACCTCACCTTCCAATGGTTCATGGTGCCGAACCTGATCGCCAGCATCGCGCTTTTGATCGGCCTGATCGTCACGGCTTTGTCGATCGCCCGCGAGCGCGAGCTCGGCACCTTCGATCAACTGATGGTCTCGCCGTTGCGTCTGCACGAGATCCTGATCGGCAAGCTGATCCCGCCGATGATGCTCGGCCTCTTCCACATCACCGTATATATTGTGGCCGCCGTCTTTCTCTTCGAGGTGCCGCTGCGCGGTTCGCTCTTCCTGCTTTATAGCAGCGCGATCTTTTATCTCGGTTCTGTCGCCGGCCTTGGCCTCTTCATCTCCGCACTGTCGATGACGCAGCAGCAGGCGATCCTCGGCGCCTTCCTGTTCATGGTCCCAGCCATGTTGCTCTCCGGTTTTGCGACTCCGATCGAAAACATGCCAGCCTGGCTCCAACCGATAACATTGGTCAATCCCCTGCGCTACTTCCTGGTGATCGTCAAAGGCGTCTTCCTCAAGGATATCCCCTTAAGCGAGGTGGTCAATCAAACCATCCCGCTGGCGCTGATCGCCACTGTTACTCTCAGCGCCGCCGCCTGGCTCTTCCGTCGGCGCCTGGAATAA
- a CDS encoding DUF1236 domain-containing protein, whose amino-acid sequence MYKIILVSGALALSSLATNALADGAVTGAAGGAITGAIVGGPVGAAVGGIAGGVAGAAIDPPPREVVTYVEQQPAPTSRVVVEQPIVVGKPLPADVVVTPVPDNPKYAYTVVNDRRVIVEPRTHRVVQVIE is encoded by the coding sequence ATGTACAAGATCATACTTGTCTCCGGCGCCCTTGCGCTGTCGTCGCTTGCCACCAACGCGCTCGCTGACGGCGCCGTGACCGGTGCCGCCGGAGGCGCCATTACCGGCGCAATAGTCGGTGGCCCCGTGGGTGCTGCCGTGGGCGGCATCGCCGGCGGCGTTGCCGGTGCCGCTATTGACCCGCCGCCGCGCGAGGTCGTCACCTACGTCGAACAACAGCCGGCCCCGACCTCTCGCGTGGTCGTCGAGCAACCGATCGTCGTCGGCAAACCGCTTCCGGCCGATGTCGTCGTCACCCCGGTTCCGGATAACCCCAAATACGCCTATACCGTCGTGAACGACCGTCGCGTGATCGTGGAACCCCGGACCCATCGAGTTGTGCAGGTCATCGAATAA
- a CDS encoding Gfo/Idh/MocA family protein has translation MRLLVLGTGVMAKNQLTHFSKIDGVTVVGAVDTDPDRLSAFAEKFDIEKRFLSLDEAIAWGEFDAATNITPDRIHHPTTLALIAAGKHVLCEKPLAENYPKALEMTEAAEKAGVINMVNLTYRNVAPLQRAREMVLAGELGTIKHVEASYLQSWLVSRAWGDWRTESTWLWRLSTGHGSNGVLGDVGIHILDFAAYGAATDIDHVFARLKTFNKAPGGQIGEYMLDANDSFTMSVDFANGALGVIHASRWATGHLNELKLRIYGEKGSLEVIHRPGGSELRGCLGDDAETATWKEIEVPPVPTNYQRFAEAVASGIQPDPNFRHAANLQKVLDLAMVTERERRELKV, from the coding sequence ATGCGACTACTCGTTCTTGGCACGGGCGTGATGGCGAAAAACCAGCTCACCCACTTCAGCAAAATCGACGGGGTCACGGTGGTCGGCGCCGTCGACACCGATCCCGACCGGCTTTCCGCCTTTGCCGAAAAGTTCGACATCGAAAAGCGATTTCTGTCGCTTGATGAGGCGATTGCCTGGGGTGAATTCGACGCGGCGACCAATATCACGCCCGACCGCATTCATCACCCGACAACGCTGGCGCTGATTGCCGCCGGCAAACATGTGCTCTGCGAGAAGCCGCTGGCGGAAAACTATCCGAAGGCGCTTGAGATGACGGAAGCTGCCGAAAAGGCCGGTGTCATCAACATGGTGAACCTCACCTACCGCAACGTCGCGCCGCTGCAGCGCGCCCGCGAGATGGTGCTCGCCGGCGAGCTCGGCACGATCAAGCATGTGGAGGCCTCCTATCTCCAGAGCTGGCTCGTCTCGCGCGCGTGGGGCGACTGGCGCACCGAATCGACCTGGCTGTGGCGGCTTTCCACCGGCCACGGCTCAAACGGCGTGCTCGGCGATGTCGGCATCCATATCCTCGATTTCGCCGCCTATGGCGCCGCGACTGACATCGACCATGTCTTTGCGCGGCTGAAGACCTTCAACAAGGCGCCGGGCGGCCAGATCGGCGAATATATGCTAGACGCCAATGACAGCTTCACGATGTCGGTCGATTTCGCCAACGGCGCGCTCGGCGTCATTCATGCCAGCCGTTGGGCGACCGGCCATCTGAACGAGCTGAAGCTGCGCATCTACGGCGAAAAGGGCAGCCTCGAAGTGATCCATCGCCCCGGAGGGTCCGAGCTGCGCGGCTGCCTCGGCGACGACGCCGAGACCGCCACCTGGAAGGAGATCGAAGTGCCTCCGGTGCCGACCAACTACCAGCGCTTCGCCGAAGCGGTGGCAAGCGGCATCCAGCCAGACCCAAATTTCCGCCACGCGGCCAACCTGCAGAAGGTGCTCGATCTCGCCATGGTTACGGAACGCGAGCGGCGCGAGCTGAAGGTCTGA
- a CDS encoding ThuA domain-containing protein yields the protein MAIRTVVWGENIHENTNEVVRGIYPEGMHTTIANALNKDPGISATTATLQEPEHGLSEARLAQTDVLTWWGHKDHGAVSDAVVERVAKRVWEGMGLLVLHSGHFSKIFKRLMGTPCALKWREAGERERLWTINPRHPIAAGIGEHFELENEEMYGEQFSVPEPLETVFISWFQGGEVFRSGLTWRRGAGNIFYFRPGHETYPTYHDATIQKVLINGVKWAYNPAGALTSITDAPNVPVEKALEPIVERGPKLHQAGEAGYR from the coding sequence ATGGCCATACGCACCGTCGTCTGGGGAGAGAATATTCACGAGAATACCAATGAAGTCGTCCGGGGCATCTATCCCGAAGGCATGCATACGACGATCGCGAATGCGCTGAATAAGGATCCCGGCATCTCGGCGACGACGGCGACGCTGCAGGAGCCGGAACATGGGCTGAGCGAGGCCCGTCTTGCGCAAACCGATGTGCTGACCTGGTGGGGCCACAAGGATCACGGCGCCGTCTCCGATGCCGTCGTCGAGCGCGTCGCCAAGCGCGTCTGGGAAGGCATGGGCCTTCTCGTGCTGCATTCCGGCCATTTCTCCAAGATCTTCAAGCGACTGATGGGCACGCCCTGTGCGCTGAAATGGCGTGAGGCGGGCGAGCGCGAGCGGTTGTGGACGATCAACCCGCGCCATCCGATCGCCGCCGGCATCGGCGAGCATTTCGAGCTCGAGAACGAGGAAATGTATGGCGAGCAGTTCTCAGTGCCGGAGCCGCTCGAAACGGTGTTCATCTCCTGGTTCCAGGGCGGGGAAGTGTTCCGCTCGGGCCTGACCTGGCGCCGCGGCGCCGGCAACATCTTCTATTTCCGTCCCGGCCACGAGACCTATCCGACCTATCACGACGCCACTATCCAGAAGGTGCTGATCAACGGCGTCAAGTGGGCCTATAACCCTGCGGGCGCTCTGACGAGCATTACCGACGCTCCGAATGTGCCGGTAGAAAAGGCACTGGAGCCGATCGTCGAACGCGGCCCGAAACTGCACCAGGCCGGCGAAGCCGGTTACCGCTGA
- a CDS encoding SMR family transporter, with protein sequence MSQAAVYGLLLVAVVLEVIGTTALQLSQQFSRMGPTAIVVACYAAAFYCLSLTLKSIPVGIAYAIWSALGIVLISSVGLVFFKQRLDVPAIVGLCLIISGVLVVNLFSKSVSH encoded by the coding sequence ATGAGCCAGGCTGCCGTTTATGGGCTGCTTCTCGTCGCCGTCGTGCTCGAAGTCATTGGCACGACCGCGCTGCAACTATCCCAGCAGTTCAGCCGCATGGGGCCGACGGCCATCGTCGTCGCCTGCTACGCTGCCGCCTTCTACTGCCTGTCGCTAACGCTGAAGAGCATTCCCGTAGGCATTGCCTACGCGATTTGGAGCGCTTTGGGAATCGTGCTGATTTCCTCGGTTGGCCTGGTATTCTTCAAGCAGCGTCTCGACGTGCCGGCAATCGTCGGCCTCTGTCTTATCATATCAGGCGTACTCGTGGTCAATCTGTTCTCGAAATCCGTTTCGCATTGA
- a CDS encoding TetR/AcrR family transcriptional regulator: MSKAHHRKKQPALVRQQLLEVAARLVVNEGMAAVTLDAVSAASSVSKGGLLHHFPTKNALLDALFESLLDRFDADIEELMRGDPLPQGRFTRAYLKAVSGLKDRPDDSKSWTQVTIALLAEPRLRLRWRQWVQARAEEYVGTDSSLDAQIVRFAADGLWFADTLDSHDINNALRRDLINRLVDLTGK, from the coding sequence ATGTCGAAAGCTCACCATCGCAAGAAACAGCCCGCTCTCGTGCGCCAGCAATTGCTGGAGGTTGCGGCGCGTCTTGTGGTCAACGAAGGCATGGCCGCCGTGACGCTAGACGCGGTTTCTGCTGCCTCCAGCGTCAGCAAGGGCGGACTACTGCATCACTTCCCGACGAAGAATGCGTTGCTCGACGCGTTGTTCGAGAGCCTGCTCGACAGGTTCGACGCCGACATCGAGGAGCTGATGCGCGGTGATCCATTGCCGCAGGGTCGCTTCACCCGCGCCTACCTCAAAGCAGTCTCCGGCCTCAAGGATCGTCCCGACGATTCCAAAAGCTGGACTCAGGTAACCATCGCCCTGCTCGCCGAGCCCCGGCTGCGCCTGCGCTGGCGTCAATGGGTGCAGGCGCGGGCGGAGGAATATGTCGGCACCGATTCCTCGCTCGATGCGCAAATCGTGCGTTTCGCCGCCGATGGGTTGTGGTTCGCCGATACGTTGGACAGCCATGATATCAACAATGCTTTAAGGCGCGACCTCATCAACCGCCTTGTCGATCTGACCGGAAAGTAA
- a CDS encoding group II truncated hemoglobin — translation MTEKVTTLYEAIGGDPAVRALTHRFYKLMDTLPEASNVRAVHPPSLEGSEEKFYDYMTGYLGGPPLYTDKRGHPRLRSRHFVAEIGPIERDEWLLCFRRALDETVASQALRDLIWAPVERLAYHMQNKE, via the coding sequence GTGACGGAGAAGGTCACCACTTTATATGAAGCGATTGGCGGTGATCCGGCCGTACGGGCACTGACGCACCGCTTCTACAAGCTGATGGATACACTCCCGGAGGCAAGCAACGTGCGCGCCGTGCACCCGCCGAGCCTCGAAGGCAGCGAAGAGAAATTCTACGACTACATGACCGGATATCTCGGCGGCCCGCCACTCTATACTGATAAGCGCGGCCACCCGCGCCTGCGCAGCCGCCATTTCGTCGCCGAGATCGGGCCGATCGAGCGCGACGAATGGCTGCTCTGCTTCCGCCGCGCGCTCGATGAGACGGTCGCGAGCCAGGCGCTGCGCGATCTCATCTGGGCGCCGGTCGAGCGCCTTGCCTATCACATGCAGAACAAGGAATAA
- a CDS encoding DUF423 domain-containing protein, protein MSLNARLEPVLHLFAGLFGVAGVALAALAAHGGGEASLAASASAMCLAHAPALLALALGTTRLKTAWLAGFLMIVGTLLFAGDLVTLRLSGSGLFPYAAPTGGWAMMLGWLAVAGGAIFRVRA, encoded by the coding sequence ATGAGCCTCAACGCGCGTCTGGAGCCGGTGCTCCATCTTTTTGCCGGCCTGTTCGGCGTAGCCGGCGTGGCGCTCGCAGCGCTTGCCGCGCATGGCGGCGGTGAAGCCAGCCTTGCCGCATCCGCGTCCGCCATGTGCCTCGCGCATGCGCCTGCCCTGCTGGCATTGGCGCTGGGCACCACCCGGCTCAAAACCGCCTGGCTGGCCGGTTTTCTGATGATTGTCGGAACGCTGCTCTTCGCCGGCGATCTCGTCACGCTGCGCCTTTCCGGCTCCGGCCTCTTCCCCTATGCCGCGCCGACCGGCGGCTGGGCGATGATGCTTGGCTGGCTGGCCGTTGCGGGAGGCGCCATCTTCCGCGTAAGGGCTTAG